From a region of the Crocosphaera sp. UHCC 0190 genome:
- a CDS encoding class I SAM-dependent RNA methyltransferase — protein MTNKYFATVARGLEEIAAQELENLGATAVKPEFTGVHFQGDKTLLYKVNLWSRIIFRVLVPIQTIPSADSTQLYDSVQQIDWTEYLQPDQTFAVNCTGSNQQLNHSHFTALQIKNAIIDQQQDRYKERSDIDIRNPDILINAHIYENHCFLSLDSSGESLHRRGYRPAMGLAPLKETLAAAILDLANWTPDLPFLDPMCGSGILPIEATLKSLNIAPGLARDSFSFQHWSDFDSQLYDTIIKEAISRQNHQLEAPIFGSDQDLEVLQQAKINAKKCNIDHHIKLRQIALEEIEAPTDQGIIICNPPYGKRLGNTQELGTLYTLLGDVFKQRFKGWTAYVLTGNKELSKKIGLRTARRIPVYNGSLPCTLLKYELY, from the coding sequence ATGACTAACAAGTATTTTGCTACCGTTGCCAGAGGGTTAGAAGAAATTGCGGCTCAGGAATTAGAAAATTTGGGGGCAACAGCAGTTAAACCTGAGTTTACTGGCGTTCATTTTCAAGGGGATAAAACTTTACTTTATAAGGTTAATTTATGGTCAAGAATAATTTTTCGAGTTTTAGTTCCTATCCAAACCATACCTAGTGCTGACTCAACTCAACTTTATGACAGTGTTCAACAAATAGATTGGACTGAATATTTACAACCTGATCAAACATTTGCGGTCAATTGTACAGGCAGTAATCAACAATTAAATCATAGTCATTTTACCGCATTACAAATCAAAAATGCCATTATCGATCAACAACAAGATCGGTATAAAGAAAGGTCTGATATTGATATTAGAAATCCTGATATTTTAATCAATGCTCATATTTATGAAAATCATTGTTTTCTTAGTTTAGATAGTTCAGGAGAAAGTTTACATAGAAGAGGATATCGCCCCGCCATGGGACTTGCCCCTTTAAAAGAAACCTTGGCTGCTGCTATTTTAGATCTAGCTAATTGGACACCAGATCTTCCTTTTTTAGATCCGATGTGTGGCTCAGGTATTTTACCCATAGAAGCCACCCTAAAAAGCTTAAATATTGCCCCTGGTTTAGCTAGAGATTCCTTTAGTTTTCAGCATTGGTCTGATTTTGATTCCCAATTATATGATACCATAATTAAAGAAGCGATCAGTCGTCAAAATCATCAATTAGAAGCCCCAATTTTTGGTAGTGATCAAGATTTAGAAGTGCTTCAACAGGCCAAAATAAATGCTAAAAAATGCAACATTGATCATCACATTAAATTAAGACAAATTGCTTTAGAAGAAATTGAAGCACCGACAGATCAAGGTATCATCATTTGTAATCCTCCCTATGGTAAACGCTTGGGAAATACGCAAGAATTAGGAACGTTATATACATTATTAGGAGATGTTTTTAAACAGCGTTTTAAAGGATGGACAGCTTATGTTTTAACAGGAAATAAAGAATTAAGTAAAAAAATTGGATTGAGAACAGCCCGTAGAATTCCTGTTTATAATGGTTCCCTTCCCTGTACCTTGCTTAAGTATGAATTGTATTAA
- a CDS encoding AI-2E family transporter — protein sequence MNSWFSRSQKILITWLLILVTGWLTIKTLSYVGGLISLILTASLIAFLLNYAVLALKPIIPRSLAAILVYLGAIFILGLLAITLLPPVANQARQLITKLPSLLEEGQQQLVTFQAWSDTRNLPVDVEFLTSQLLTRVEDQAKNIASTGFGLVVGTFNWFIDLVVLLVISFYMLLDGERLWRGLTSFFSPSIRSVLTKTLEKNLQRFFTGQLLLGLFMAISLTIVFSILKIPFFLLFAIFIGGMEIIPFIGATLGIGTVAIILTFIDWWLALQVLAIAIGIQQIKDNLVAPRIMGNLTGLPPVVIFIALLLGAKIGGLLGVILAIPLTGVIKGLAEIIGDPTLPPQTGSLFHNPFSQIVDQEVNQIPGNQD from the coding sequence ATGAATTCTTGGTTTTCTCGTTCCCAAAAAATCCTAATTACTTGGTTACTTATTTTAGTCACAGGTTGGCTAACGATCAAAACCTTAAGTTATGTGGGGGGATTAATTAGTTTGATCCTAACAGCTTCTTTAATTGCTTTTTTACTCAATTATGCTGTCCTTGCTCTTAAACCGATTATTCCTCGTTCATTGGCCGCTATTTTAGTCTATTTAGGGGCTATTTTTATCCTGGGATTGTTAGCCATAACCTTACTTCCTCCCGTGGCAAATCAAGCGAGACAATTAATTACTAAATTGCCCAGTTTATTAGAAGAAGGACAACAACAATTAGTCACTTTTCAAGCTTGGAGTGATACGCGGAATTTACCGGTTGATGTTGAATTTTTGACCTCACAATTGTTAACTCGTGTTGAAGATCAAGCCAAAAATATTGCTTCCACTGGATTTGGGTTAGTTGTTGGTACCTTTAATTGGTTTATTGACTTAGTTGTTTTGCTGGTTATTTCCTTTTATATGTTATTAGATGGTGAACGCTTATGGCGCGGGTTAACGAGCTTTTTTTCCCCAAGTATTCGCAGTGTTTTGACCAAAACTTTAGAAAAGAATTTACAACGCTTTTTCACGGGTCAATTATTGTTAGGATTATTTATGGCAATCAGTCTTACCATTGTCTTTAGTATTCTGAAAATTCCGTTTTTTCTCCTGTTTGCTATCTTCATTGGGGGGATGGAAATTATTCCTTTTATTGGAGCAACTTTAGGTATTGGAACTGTTGCGATTATTTTAACATTTATTGATTGGTGGTTAGCCTTACAAGTCTTAGCTATTGCTATAGGAATTCAACAAATTAAAGATAATTTAGTGGCCCCTAGAATCATGGGAAATTTAACGGGACTTCCTCCTGTGGTGATTTTTATTGCCTTACTATTAGGAGCAAAAATTGGTGGACTTTTAGGGGTTATTTTGGCCATTCCCTTAACGGGTGTGATTAAAGGTTTAGCAGAAATTATCGGTGATCCCACCTTACCCCCACAAACAGGTAGTTTGTTTCATAATCCATTTTCCCAAATCGTTGATCAAGAGGTTAATCAAATACCAGGAAATCAAGATTGA
- a CDS encoding transposase has protein sequence MIVYEFKVKGKKHQYQAIDEAIKTAQFVRNKCLRHWMDSKNVSRAELYRYNTKLRSEFPFVKDLNSHATQASVERGWSSIARFFDNCKKQIPGKKVDSQLAVARRDYGNQAGYPCFKKNARSVEYKTSGWKLLDPKHIEFTDKKGIGKLKLIGTWDLAFYPQNKIKRVRLVRRADGYYCQFCISVDVREELPPTQKTIGLDVGLKEFYTDSMGQTEPNPRFYRQGEERLRFYQHRVSRKKKGSINRKKAINKLGRKHLKIIRQREEHAKRLARCVIQSNDLVAYEDLRIKNLVKNHCLAPPSAPLSKGGWGVDAGWYQFRKWLEYFGVKMGRVTVAVNSAYTSQNCSNCGAVVKKSLSTRTHICACGCQLDRDENAAINILNRALGTTGHVGTWILDPNASGDLSSTVVGSSWDSKTGR, from the coding sequence ATGATAGTCTACGAGTTCAAAGTCAAAGGAAAAAAACATCAATACCAAGCTATCGATGAAGCCATAAAAACGGCTCAATTCGTTAGAAACAAATGCTTGCGTCATTGGATGGATAGTAAGAATGTTAGTCGTGCTGAGCTTTATCGGTACAATACAAAATTACGTTCTGAATTTCCCTTTGTTAAAGACTTGAACTCTCATGCAACTCAGGCTTCTGTTGAAAGAGGCTGGTCATCCATAGCTAGATTCTTTGATAATTGTAAGAAGCAAATTCCTGGGAAAAAAGTGGATTCGCAACTCGCCGTCGCACGGCGAGATTATGGAAACCAAGCAGGCTATCCATGTTTTAAGAAAAATGCTCGTTCAGTCGAGTATAAAACCAGTGGATGGAAACTTTTAGATCCTAAACATATAGAGTTTACTGATAAAAAAGGAATCGGAAAACTCAAGTTAATTGGGACTTGGGATTTGGCTTTTTACCCACAAAACAAGATTAAAAGAGTTAGGTTAGTGCGTAGAGCAGACGGTTATTACTGTCAATTCTGCATCTCTGTTGATGTAAGAGAAGAATTACCTCCAACCCAGAAAACCATTGGTTTAGATGTTGGTTTAAAGGAATTCTACACTGATTCAATGGGACAGACTGAACCTAACCCTAGATTTTATCGTCAAGGGGAAGAACGACTAAGATTTTATCAACATCGGGTTTCTCGTAAAAAGAAAGGCTCAATCAACCGAAAAAAAGCCATTAATAAGCTTGGTCGTAAACACCTTAAAATAATTAGGCAACGTGAAGAACACGCTAAGAGACTAGCCCGTTGCGTAATCCAATCTAACGATTTGGTCGCCTATGAAGATTTGAGGATTAAAAACTTAGTTAAAAACCATTGTTTAGCACCCCCCTCTGCCCCCCTTAGTAAGGGGGGTTGGGGGGTTGATGCTGGTTGGTATCAATTCAGAAAATGGTTAGAATATTTTGGGGTAAAAATGGGGAGGGTAACTGTTGCTGTTAACTCTGCATATACTTCTCAAAATTGCTCTAATTGTGGTGCTGTTGTTAAAAAATCCTTATCTACAAGAACCCATATTTGTGCTTGCGGGTGTCAATTAGATCGTGATGAAAACGCAGCTATTAATATTCTTAATCGAGCCTTGGGTACGACGGGTCACGTCGGAACCTGGATCTTAGATCCGAACGCTTCAGGAGATTTGTCCTCTACTGTTGTTGGTTCGTCCTGGGACAGCAAGACGGGTCGTTGA
- a CDS encoding FIST signal transduction protein, producing the protein MTDHLSMQWTNALSTRPSLEGAVTEVVATIQQSLSHPPDLGIVFISSAYASDYTRLVPLILEKLPLSVLIGCGGAGIIGQRGQEQAQELENNPALSLSVGYLPDVTLQPFLLNAESLPDLDSSPETWHQLLGVSPQQRPHFILLADAFSTRINDLLEGLDFAYPDSIKVGGLTSSSMTGVPSALFYYTTGDQGSGLYHQGTVGLALSGNIEVEAIVAQGCRPIGQPYQVVQGERNIILELSQDGNIRPPLDVLRNLIETLNESDRQLAQHSLFIGIVRDEFQLELQAGDFLIRNLLGVDPRLGAIAIGDRVRPGQRIQFHLRDAQTSAEDLELLLQNYLSSSNLSTSIKGALMFACLGRGQNLYGTANFDSERFSHYFPGVSLGGFFCNGEIGPVGKQTFLHGYTSAFALFRQPG; encoded by the coding sequence ATGACTGATCATTTATCAATGCAGTGGACTAATGCTCTCTCAACCCGTCCTTCTTTAGAGGGGGCCGTAACGGAAGTGGTTGCAACAATTCAACAATCTTTATCTCATCCTCCTGATTTGGGAATTGTCTTTATTTCTTCTGCTTATGCCAGTGATTACACAAGATTAGTCCCTCTGATCTTAGAAAAACTCCCTTTATCGGTTTTAATCGGCTGTGGTGGGGCTGGTATTATTGGTCAAAGAGGGCAAGAGCAAGCGCAGGAACTGGAAAATAATCCGGCCTTAAGTTTAAGTGTGGGTTATTTACCGGATGTGACACTTCAGCCATTTTTGCTGAATGCTGAAAGTTTACCTGATCTCGATAGTTCTCCTGAAACCTGGCATCAGTTGCTTGGAGTTTCTCCTCAACAACGACCCCATTTTATTTTACTTGCGGATGCCTTCTCGACTCGCATTAATGATTTATTGGAGGGCTTGGATTTTGCTTATCCTGACTCGATTAAAGTGGGAGGATTAACCAGTAGTAGTATGACGGGGGTTCCTAGTGCCTTATTTTATTATACTACCGGAGATCAAGGCTCAGGGTTATACCATCAAGGAACGGTTGGCCTGGCCTTAAGTGGCAATATTGAAGTAGAAGCGATTGTGGCCCAAGGATGTCGTCCCATTGGTCAACCTTATCAGGTGGTGCAGGGGGAACGGAATATTATTTTAGAACTGTCTCAAGATGGCAATATTCGGCCTCCCTTAGATGTTTTGAGAAACTTAATTGAAACCTTAAATGAGTCGGATCGTCAGTTAGCTCAACACTCTTTATTTATTGGTATTGTACGGGATGAATTTCAGCTAGAATTGCAAGCCGGTGATTTTTTAATTCGGAATTTATTGGGGGTTGATCCCAGATTAGGAGCCATTGCCATTGGCGATCGCGTTCGTCCTGGACAACGGATTCAATTTCATTTACGAGATGCTCAAACTTCGGCTGAAGATTTAGAACTGCTCCTGCAAAATTATCTGTCATCCTCTAATTTATCTACCTCCATTAAAGGGGCATTAATGTTTGCTTGTTTAGGTAGGGGTCAAAATTTATACGGCACAGCTAATTTTGATTCTGAACGTTTTTCTCACTATTTTCCTGGGGTTTCCTTGGGGGGATTTTTTTGTAATGGAGAAATTGGCCCCGTGGGTAAACAAACATTTTTACATGGTTATACGTCGGCTTTTGCTCTATTTAGACAACCGGGCTAA
- a CDS encoding glycosyltransferase family 2 protein — MDLAIVIINYRTPHLVIDCLQSLQPQIEVNRHRVMVVDNDSGDESVPILKQAIADNHWQSWVTLLPSPVNGGFSAGNNIGIKAITAKAYLLLNSDTIVRPGAIASLEEALAKHPEAGLISPRLEWPDETPQISCFRYHSPISQLIDAAATGPVTLLLKDYDVSIPVSDTPFEPEWTSFACVLIRREVIEQIGLMDEDYFMYFDDVDYCRRARDVGWKVLHWPMARVVHLRGGSGSVKAEVAARKRPRPYLYASRSRYFAKFYGKIGLWIANIFWLIGRCIAWVREFNRATHICEYAEQDIWMNWQDPFKQPILPSSSHEKTA; from the coding sequence ATGGATCTCGCAATTGTCATTATTAACTATCGCACTCCCCATTTGGTAATTGACTGTTTACAGTCTCTACAACCTCAAATCGAAGTTAATCGACATCGTGTCATGGTCGTCGATAATGATTCCGGGGATGAGTCCGTTCCTATTTTAAAGCAAGCCATTGCAGATAATCATTGGCAGTCTTGGGTAACTTTGCTCCCCTCTCCGGTAAATGGGGGCTTTTCTGCGGGTAACAATATTGGCATTAAAGCAATTACAGCTAAAGCCTATCTGTTACTCAATAGTGATACCATTGTTAGACCGGGGGCGATCGCCAGTTTAGAAGAAGCCTTAGCTAAGCATCCTGAAGCGGGATTAATTAGTCCCCGTTTAGAATGGCCCGATGAAACCCCCCAAATAAGCTGTTTTCGTTATCATTCTCCTATCAGTCAGCTAATTGATGCCGCCGCAACTGGCCCCGTTACCCTGTTATTGAAGGATTACGACGTTTCCATTCCTGTCAGTGACACACCATTTGAACCAGAATGGACAAGTTTCGCTTGTGTGTTAATTCGACGGGAAGTCATTGAGCAAATTGGCTTGATGGATGAAGATTATTTCATGTATTTTGATGATGTGGACTATTGTCGTCGTGCAAGAGATGTGGGCTGGAAAGTTCTTCATTGGCCGATGGCTAGGGTCGTTCATCTGCGCGGTGGTAGCGGTTCCGTTAAAGCAGAAGTTGCTGCCCGTAAGCGTCCTCGTCCCTATTTATATGCGTCTCGTTCTCGTTATTTTGCCAAATTTTATGGAAAAATTGGCTTATGGATCGCCAATATTTTTTGGTTAATCGGACGGTGTATTGCTTGGGTGAGAGAATTTAATCGGGCCACCCATATTTGTGAGTATGCCGAACAAGATATTTGGATGAATTGGCAAGATCCTTTTAAACAGCCTATTTTACCCTCTAGTAGTCATGAAAAAACTGCCTGA
- a CDS encoding OB-fold nucleic acid binding domain-containing protein, giving the protein MVKIIERQSLGMQTVYDIGVENDHNFLLGNGLVASNCFNKSHSTAYAYVTYQTAYLKANYPVEYMTALLTASSDNQDKIEKYRENCQKMKIDVQPPDINRSQKDFTPIGRKILFGLSAVRNLGEGAIENILKAREEAAGNFESLADFCSRVDLRAVNRRALETLIYCGAFDKLNANRKQLINDVELVISWAQKRAKDKESGQMNLLDLLGNDSSNNQETEHQFDQAPSSPSVADYSLQDKLKLEKEHLGFYVSEHPLKSISKAAHILSPINLSELGEQKSRKKVSAVVMINTVKQHITKKGDQMAFLTLEDVSGQVEGVVFSDAYQQIKDLLIEDTHLIIWGKVDHRDEKVQLLIEDAEVVESVKMVMINLSLKQAMDNSCNHSLKAILQEYSGDKNKAKTPVIATIGNGKNKQLIRFNQNYWVQNSETVINALNQANFQAYSAPLVPQ; this is encoded by the coding sequence ATGGTTAAAATTATTGAGCGTCAGTCTTTAGGGATGCAAACGGTTTACGATATTGGGGTAGAAAATGACCATAATTTTCTCTTAGGGAATGGGTTAGTTGCCTCTAATTGTTTCAACAAATCCCATTCTACGGCCTATGCTTATGTTACCTATCAAACCGCTTATTTAAAGGCTAATTATCCCGTTGAATATATGACTGCTTTATTGACGGCCAGTAGTGACAATCAAGATAAGATCGAAAAATATCGAGAAAACTGTCAAAAAATGAAGATTGATGTGCAACCTCCCGACATCAATCGTTCTCAGAAAGATTTTACCCCCATCGGACGAAAAATTCTTTTTGGTTTATCGGCGGTGAGAAACTTAGGAGAAGGGGCGATTGAAAATATTCTGAAAGCAAGGGAAGAAGCCGCAGGAAATTTTGAATCTTTGGCAGATTTTTGTTCTCGTGTTGACTTACGGGCGGTCAATCGACGGGCCTTAGAAACCTTAATTTATTGTGGGGCATTTGATAAACTGAATGCCAATCGCAAGCAATTAATTAATGATGTAGAATTAGTAATTTCTTGGGCGCAGAAACGGGCTAAAGATAAAGAGAGTGGTCAGATGAATTTACTAGATTTACTAGGGAATGACTCATCAAATAATCAAGAGACTGAGCATCAATTTGATCAAGCTCCGAGTTCTCCCTCTGTGGCTGATTATTCTTTACAAGACAAATTAAAATTAGAAAAAGAACATCTCGGATTTTATGTATCTGAACATCCTTTAAAATCGATTAGTAAAGCGGCTCACATTTTATCGCCTATCAATTTAAGTGAATTGGGAGAACAGAAATCTCGCAAAAAAGTTAGTGCTGTTGTAATGATAAATACGGTCAAACAACATATCACTAAAAAAGGTGATCAAATGGCTTTTTTAACCCTAGAAGATGTGTCAGGACAGGTTGAAGGGGTTGTTTTTTCTGATGCGTATCAACAAATTAAGGATTTATTAATTGAAGACACTCACTTGATTATTTGGGGAAAAGTTGATCATCGAGATGAGAAAGTTCAGTTACTGATTGAAGATGCAGAAGTGGTTGAAAGTGTTAAAATGGTGATGATTAATTTAAGCTTAAAACAGGCAATGGATAATAGTTGTAATCATAGTCTAAAAGCAATCTTGCAGGAGTATTCTGGGGATAAAAATAAAGCTAAAACTCCAGTTATTGCCACTATAGGAAATGGTAAAAATAAACAATTAATTCGCTTTAATCAAAATTATTGGGTACAAAATTCAGAGACGGTAATTAATGCTTTAAACCAGGCTAATTTTCAGGCTTATTCGGCTCCTTTGGTTCCTCAGTAG
- a CDS encoding sulfotransferase, producing the protein MKKLPDFIIIGAMKCATSSLHEQLALQSGIFMSELKEPNFFSDDDQYQQGIDWYLSHFKEAKPDDLCGESSTHYTKLPTYPQTIQRLQKYLPDAKFIYVMRHPIDRLVSQYTHEWSQRVISVEINEAIEKHPELIDYSLYTKQLKPYFDTFGQDKILPIFFERMLTYPQEELERICQFIGYPNQPQWDVELNASNVSSERMIKSGWRDAIVETPGLKQLRQWLIPKTFRNWVRSLWTMKQKPELTPENIDKLQAIFEQDLALLGTWLGTELSCTNFKETVKMTPVNWVK; encoded by the coding sequence ATGAAAAAACTGCCTGATTTTATTATTATTGGTGCCATGAAATGCGCCACCAGTTCTTTACATGAACAACTCGCATTACAATCGGGTATCTTTATGAGTGAGCTTAAAGAACCTAATTTTTTTAGTGATGATGATCAATATCAACAAGGAATTGATTGGTATTTGTCCCATTTTAAGGAAGCCAAACCTGATGATTTGTGTGGTGAATCGAGTACCCATTATACAAAATTACCGACTTATCCCCAGACCATTCAACGATTACAAAAATATCTGCCAGATGCTAAGTTTATTTATGTGATGCGTCATCCCATTGATCGGTTGGTTTCTCAATATACTCATGAATGGAGTCAACGGGTGATTTCAGTAGAGATTAATGAGGCCATTGAGAAACATCCTGAATTAATTGACTATAGTTTATATACAAAACAATTAAAACCCTATTTTGACACCTTTGGACAAGATAAAATTTTACCGATCTTTTTTGAGCGAATGTTAACCTATCCTCAAGAAGAATTAGAGAGAATTTGTCAATTTATTGGCTATCCAAATCAACCCCAATGGGATGTCGAACTGAATGCGAGTAATGTGTCCAGTGAACGGATGATTAAAAGTGGTTGGCGAGATGCGATTGTTGAAACACCAGGGTTAAAACAACTACGACAGTGGTTGATTCCGAAAACTTTTCGGAATTGGGTAAGAAGTCTTTGGACAATGAAACAAAAACCAGAATTAACCCCTGAAAATATTGATAAACTTCAAGCAATTTTTGAGCAAGATTTAGCCCTCTTAGGAACTTGGTTAGGAACAGAACTATCTTGTACAAATTTTAAGGAAACGGTTAAAATGACTCCGGTTAATTGGGTTAAGTAA
- a CDS encoding aldo/keto reductase gives METQPSAKLSENHQETPIFINPSLSLSPMGCGTWAWGNRLLWGYDETMDQTLQQVFNLAVSQGVILFDTGDSYGTGKLNGRSESLLGKFAQAYQGPNQDKICLATKLAAYPWRWTRQAMVKAGKASAKRLGRNIDLVQMHWPTANYAPWQEGPLLDGLGDLYEQGLVKGVGLSNYGPKRLKQVYEKFAARNIPIVTLQVQYSLLSTYPVTELGLKEVCDQLGIQLIAYSPLALGLLTGNYTEQGPFPKGLRGIFFRQMLPKIRPLLDGLKAIALTRQKTMAQVAINWCICQGFIPIPGAKTVQQMEQNLGALGWRLSEGEMTELDRLTERVEKKMIQNSFQTQ, from the coding sequence ATGGAAACCCAACCGTCAGCGAAATTATCAGAAAATCACCAAGAAACCCCAATTTTTATCAACCCATCTTTATCTCTTTCTCCCATGGGATGTGGCACTTGGGCCTGGGGAAATCGTCTACTATGGGGTTATGATGAAACTATGGATCAGACACTACAGCAGGTATTTAATCTGGCGGTGAGTCAAGGTGTTATCTTATTTGATACAGGGGATTCTTACGGGACGGGGAAACTCAACGGACGCAGTGAAAGTTTACTAGGAAAATTTGCCCAAGCCTATCAAGGCCCCAATCAGGATAAAATTTGTCTAGCAACGAAATTGGCGGCTTATCCCTGGCGATGGACTCGTCAGGCTATGGTAAAGGCAGGAAAAGCCTCAGCTAAGCGTTTAGGCAGAAATATTGATTTAGTGCAGATGCACTGGCCAACAGCAAATTATGCCCCTTGGCAAGAAGGGCCCTTATTAGATGGCTTGGGAGATCTCTATGAACAAGGGTTAGTTAAAGGGGTGGGCTTATCTAATTATGGGCCAAAACGTCTTAAACAGGTATATGAGAAATTTGCAGCCAGAAATATTCCCATTGTCACCCTACAGGTTCAATATTCCTTATTATCCACTTATCCTGTGACTGAATTAGGGCTTAAGGAAGTTTGTGATCAGTTGGGCATTCAATTAATCGCTTATAGTCCCTTAGCGTTAGGATTATTAACGGGAAACTATACAGAACAAGGGCCGTTTCCTAAAGGGTTGCGGGGGATATTTTTCCGACAAATGTTGCCGAAAATTCGTCCCCTCTTAGATGGGTTAAAGGCGATCGCATTAACTCGTCAGAAAACCATGGCACAAGTGGCGATTAATTGGTGTATTTGTCAGGGTTTTATCCCCATTCCTGGAGCAAAAACCGTTCAACAGATGGAACAAAATTTAGGAGCTTTGGGTTGGCGACTGAGTGAGGGGGAAATGACAGAACTTGATCGACTAACGGAAAGGGTTGAGAAAAAAATGATCCAAAATTCTTTTCAAACCCAATAA
- a CDS encoding DUF3177 family protein, whose product MEDLWFRPLIWTDYRLALLFNLIIPIILTIWAFVRQMDAIGRLLVIYWRVASLLMITVYLMAPGWLGENTPFQAFSGQMGFVTVLVARILIPISLWFWVDLNDEIKDLPPSFLKLVLTSWRWAVTVYSSLGAMVDVPFLSCAVSRSTLETPSCQVWLQVPVGYWSIVHQDATPGFLAFLGLLGLSIYVLYFAYFLLIRLGKQGRSALEQ is encoded by the coding sequence ATGGAAGATCTTTGGTTTCGACCGTTAATCTGGACAGATTACCGATTAGCACTCTTATTTAATTTAATTATCCCAATTATCCTGACAATTTGGGCTTTTGTCAGACAAATGGATGCGATCGGACGTTTGCTCGTCATCTATTGGCGAGTGGCCAGTCTGTTAATGATTACTGTTTATCTGATGGCCCCTGGTTGGTTAGGGGAAAATACCCCCTTTCAAGCTTTTTCTGGACAAATGGGTTTTGTCACTGTCCTAGTTGCCCGTATTCTGATTCCTATTTCTTTGTGGTTTTGGGTAGATTTGAATGATGAAATCAAGGATCTACCCCCCAGTTTCCTCAAGTTAGTCTTAACCTCATGGCGTTGGGCAGTTACGGTTTATTCGAGTTTGGGGGCAATGGTTGATGTGCCTTTTCTTTCCTGTGCTGTTTCTCGCAGCACCTTAGAAACGCCATCTTGTCAAGTTTGGCTTCAAGTTCCTGTGGGTTACTGGTCAATTGTTCATCAAGATGCAACACCTGGATTTTTAGCCTTTTTGGGCTTACTGGGACTCTCTATTTATGTTCTTTATTTTGCCTATTTTTTGTTAATTCGACTGGGAAAACAGGGCAGATCGGCTTTAGAACAATAA
- a CDS encoding Calvin cycle protein CP12, giving the protein MSNINEQIEQELSNAREVCSVEGSTSGDCAAAWDAVEELQAEAAHQRQKQPTQTSLEKYCDDNPDAVECRVYDD; this is encoded by the coding sequence ATGAGTAACATTAACGAACAAATTGAACAGGAATTAAGCAACGCCAGAGAAGTTTGTAGTGTCGAAGGCAGTACATCTGGTGATTGTGCCGCTGCTTGGGATGCTGTTGAAGAACTGCAAGCAGAAGCTGCTCACCAACGCCAAAAACAACCCACCCAGACATCCTTGGAAAAATATTGTGACGATAATCCTGATGCCGTTGAGTGCCGAGTTTATGATGACTAA